From a single Planctomycetota bacterium genomic region:
- a CDS encoding acyl-CoA dehydrogenase family protein has translation MLSIEDACKRIAERADENDRLAQWPAADLRDLAEAGATRWAVPIADGGDGLDPIALHERYEHIAAASLATSLIIRQHDLAVALLAASGNDKLREEQLPLVSTGESWCTIGISQLTTSRQFGEASVTAEPEGTGYRLDGVIPWVTGAAECDVVIIGATLADGQQLLAAARSAQLEIPEPPPIAALAATRTTNAHIRGLHIDPEDVLLGPTEGVLRKWNRDVPIGQAFLALGLARSAIRVMELDAGDEVRAHISTAEQSLNDLRDRVLWYCRQPSPDTDDGTQLRAQTIALAQDLTHAAVAVHKGTALINHHPAQRLAREALFLLVWSCPGDVRQCTLDRLIGGAA, from the coding sequence ATGCTTTCGATCGAAGACGCCTGCAAACGGATCGCCGAACGCGCTGACGAGAACGATCGACTTGCGCAGTGGCCGGCGGCCGATCTGCGCGACCTTGCCGAAGCCGGCGCGACACGCTGGGCCGTACCGATCGCCGACGGCGGCGACGGGCTGGACCCAATCGCGTTGCACGAGCGTTACGAACACATCGCGGCCGCATCGCTGGCGACATCGCTGATCATCCGCCAGCACGACCTCGCCGTCGCGCTGCTTGCCGCGTCGGGCAATGACAAGCTGCGCGAAGAGCAGTTGCCGCTGGTTTCCACGGGCGAATCCTGGTGCACGATCGGCATCAGCCAGCTCACCACCAGCCGGCAGTTCGGCGAGGCGTCGGTCACCGCCGAGCCCGAGGGCACGGGATACCGGCTCGACGGCGTCATTCCGTGGGTCACCGGCGCTGCCGAATGCGACGTCGTGATCATCGGCGCGACACTCGCCGACGGCCAGCAGTTGCTGGCCGCGGCACGCAGCGCCCAGTTGGAGATTCCCGAACCGCCGCCGATCGCCGCGCTTGCCGCAACCCGCACGACCAACGCCCACATCCGAGGACTGCACATCGACCCCGAGGACGTGTTGCTCGGCCCGACTGAGGGCGTCCTTCGGAAGTGGAATCGCGACGTGCCGATCGGCCAGGCGTTTCTCGCGCTCGGCTTGGCCCGATCCGCCATCCGCGTTATGGAACTCGACGCCGGTGACGAGGTTCGCGCCCACATCAGCACGGCCGAGCAATCCCTCAACGACCTGCGCGACCGTGTGCTTTGGTACTGCCGGCAACCCAGCCCCGATACCGACGACGGCACGCAGCTCCGCGCCCAGACCATCGCACTCGCCCAGGACCTGACCCATGCGGCGGTGGCCGTCCACAAAGGCACCGCACTCATCAACCATCACCCCGCCCAACGCCTTGCTCGTGAGGCGCTATTCCTGCTCGTGTGGAGTTGCCCGGGCGATGTCCGGCAATGCACGCTCGACCGGCTCATCGGCGGAGCCGCGTGA